Part of the Sander lucioperca isolate FBNREF2018 chromosome 1, SLUC_FBN_1.2, whole genome shotgun sequence genome is shown below.
ttacaGTGCTGTTACAGTTTTGTCTTGATTGTTTTCAATTAATGATTTGCATCATAGATTTATAATCTGAGCATGTATGTTAATATCATAATCATTTTTTTAGTACAAATCACAAATCACCGTTTTTCAATATCCTAATCTAATGTATTGTTTTTGAACAAACATTGGTAATACTGTCTGCTTTACACAATTTTAGACAAATTAACTTAGGCTATGTGTCTTTATGCATGTGTAAGCTCACACACTGatccttgtttgttttgtgtgtgtgtgtgtgtgtgtgtgtgtgtgtgtgagagagtgagaagataataaataaagataataaaTGCATGAGCCTTTGATTATGGGCTTAGTGGCAATGATAGCAGGGCAAACAAATTGGCTAGAAGTGATTAGCAGTAATGAAGTGGATGTTGCAGTTATCCGTTAGTTATCTGGCACCTCATTAGTAATAGCTGTCACACAACCACTACATGAGTACCATTTTAGAATAAATAATACCTAGGTTGTCAGGCGGGGCAAACAGGGAACTCAGGATTCAGGACTCAGAATTAGGAATTAGACACAGGTGCAAGACATTAGGGATGGGAAGGTGATCACACAAGGCGGGAAGGCAGACAAAGACTGGAAGGAAAGTGacctgcaacacaaacacacggtgaatttcaaaataaaacaggaagtgagcAAAGTAAGTGGATGTGaaagaaaactgaaaacatgacCTAGGATTGGGAGCTGGGCATGACATAGGTTTGTTGTGATATAAAATCAAACCTCTCTGACAACCATTGAATCCAGGGTGAAAGTTTAACATATGTGAGTGTGAATCCAAATAACTGTTAACAAGGAGGAAAAGTGTAGCTCAGGTTGTGCTACAGCAAGCTTTCAGCATATTACAGTCAGACTTTGATTGCTTCATCTATATTGCAGAAGCTTACAGTGCATCCCCTGATTTTCTCTGATTCTCTCTTCCAACACTGTCCATATTGGTGCTACTGCTATCACCTGCTGTGGGTGTGTTTTCATGATTCAACGATGAGTCACCAATTTGACTCTCCAGTGTCCTGTGTGAAAAATAACCCATTAGTACACAGAGCAGACCAGTAAGCCTCTCCCATACATAtatgttattgtgttttatggCTTTAAGAATAAGTGCACTTCCAGATAAATAGCAGCTGGATCAAATTTAGAATATAGTGTTTTAACACCTTGAGCACAATAAGTCAAGTGAGATCCTTTTCTGTCTACTGTATATGGGTCATGAAACCATTACAGATGCCTgaaggatttattttattttaccctCTCATTTTTAATCTTCTCCTCCTGAGACTTTGTAATTCCAGTTTGCCctgattgtttttatttcttttccccTTTAATAGTGGTAGTAGTTTGTCTCCTTGCTTTGGTATACACAGGGAATGCAGACACTGGCCTAGATTCAGtcaacattacacacacaatcAGTTACATATGACGGAGCAGACATATCTAGAGCATTAAACCAGCTGTTATCTAAAATTGTACTAATGACAGTAGAGCTTTATAGGCATCTTGAATCTTTTAAATGTCTATTTTCACTCAGACGCTTTAATAATAGAGCATAGTTTGCTCTATTACTCTCTCCAACCGACAGACTTTTTGGCTGATCCATTTTACAAACAGATTGTGTGGACAAGCACTAGTCAAAGCCTCAGAATTTATTTAAAAGTCTAGTCAAAATCCCAAGGTTTAGTTTTAAATATGGCAGGCTGAATTACAagaaaatatgtataaaaatatGCACCAATCATCTACAGTCTCCATTTCATGTCATGGTGCAGCCATACCATAAAAGGTGTTTTTGATTTGAAAATTTCACTCATAATAGTGATTTAGCTATAATCAACAAGCAGACCAAGTATGATACTAAATAATCAGTCCAGTCTCCCTGCTCTCCTTCTCAAATCCCTGAGACTGATCAGCTCAGCTCATGCCAAcaagggggagaaagagagaaagggaggaggaaAAGGGAAGTGCGtcatccttttttttccctttttctttttctaaaaatagcCTATCCTCCTGATTGCACAGGCCTACGTTTCCAGGGCAACGGTGTTCATTCACAGCTTTCGGATCTTGTAGAGGAAGGGGTTTGGGGGATCAGGGTGTGAATTGTGATTATCTTCCTCCATCCGTTCCTCACAAACACTCTctcaaatcatttaaaaaaaaaaaatttagagTATTAAAATAGCTTTCCAAATGTCTGATAAGAGGTGTACTGTTTACTACAGTATATTATTACACCACCATAAACACCCAATTTTTTGAGACATAATAACCTCTAATGATACCCATCATATTAggtaaattatgtaatttgtgCACGGcctttcttttttgtctttgtgtaaAGATGATTCAGGAGATGAAGGCCCTTTGCCTCAGGAGGACCGAGTCCTAACCCAAGGGGTGCTCAAGACTCTGGCCAGCAAGCTAGATGACCTGAGCACCTGTAATGAGCTGATAGGAAAGCACGGCGCCGCCCTCCAGCGCTCCCTCAGCGAACTTGAGGAACTGCGTGGCTCCGCTGACAGCACAGACAGAGTGAAATCTGTTAATGAGCGAGCCACCCTTTTCCGCATCACCTCCAATGCTATGATCAATGTGAGTTCCCACGATGCAAGCCTCCGCCAGTATGACTACTGTAAACGGGAGACTGGTCAGTTGTCTCTTTTAAAGAGGGAATGCAGCTTGAGGGCTTTGATGTGTGTTGTATTCACACCCTTAGGTTTGTCGTGACTTTCTGGACGTGGCAGAATCCCAAAGCCGGAGGTGGCAAAAGACCCTGCAGTATGAGAGAGAGCAGCGTCACCATCTGGAGGAGACCATCGAACAGTTAGCCAAACAGCACAACAGCTTAGAGAGAGCCTGGAAGGAGAATCCCACCTCATATACAGGTGAGACACATCACTCTCTTTAGTGTGAAAGGCAAAGTATAATCTACACAGAATAAGAATATGGCCCTCTTCTGGCCAGTATTAGTGATGCATGTCTACTACAGAAATGTGGCTCAGTCAGACTTATCATATCTCAATCTTTAGTGCATTTATCTACATAGAAAGTAAAAGAAATACCTAACAACAAAACAGCCCTCCTAAACTACCAGTTAAGTGACAGGTATAATATTTGTTTTAAGTTCAGATTGTCATATTTGCTAATTGAACACACATTTTGAGGCCATAGATATTAGCGTGTGAATCATATAGCTCATTGAATGCCTTCCAATTAGTGTTGTCGAGGGTCTTTTTGTCACAGCTATTCCTCTTTGTTAgcacagtttttttgtttggcaTATATTCTCATAATCTTTTagacttgttttttttagctacaTTAAATTATTTTACAACGGTTGCTACTTATAGCTGTAATCAAGGCAGCAACTAGGTTGCCACTACTATTCCCTATTTTTTGAGTTTTCATGGCAACATAAAGCAACTTACAGGCCAAATAACTGCTGAAGCATCAGATGCAAACAATTAAGCAATGATAATCAAGTTGAATCGAGTCTCGCGTATTATGGTAATAATACGCGAGACCCCTTGTAAAGCAGCACCTCAATATGTATGATTTGTATACTGAAAACACTCAGATAACCCATCCCGTTCTCCTGTGTTTGTTGCTGTAGGTGTGGAGCGGTCTCAGGAGGGGGACGCGAGTGACGAGAATGAAGAGGCAGAGTTCTTCGATGCCATGGAGGACTCCCCTGCATTCATAACTGTGACTGCTAGTGGCAACATACAGCACAAGTAAGAAATCATCTCTATACAGACCGATATCAGAGCTGTGTTCTTGATCAGCCACAAGCACAGTTActttaaactgtattttaatGATGTTGCTTTCTCTCAGGCGCTCAGGAAGTAATCAGAGTATGATGAGCGGAAGAATGTCCAATGACTGGACTCACAATGAGAATGTAGGTCCAAAGCATGCTCAGTTTTCTTAGTCCTTATTGCTATATACACCCATATGCATTACACTaaagttaaaaacattttaaaatgttgtcatATTTTTTCAGGACAGCTCAGGCACCAACCACATGCAGCTACGAAGAACAAGACGCAGTCGCATTCCTGACAAACCCAATTATTCCCTTAACCTGTGGAGCATCATGAAGAACTGTATTGGCAAAGACCTGTCCAAGATACCCATGCCTGTAAAtgaaaaacatacagtacaaattGGCTGTAATATAGTTTTCGAATTTGATTGACTTACAAAAAAaccttttctgtctgtgtgggaTTGCAGGTAAACTTCAACGAGCCGTTGTCGATGCTGCAGCGTCTGACGGAGGATCTGGAGTACAGCGAGCTTCTAGACCGGGCAGCTCGCTGTGACTCCACTCTGGAGCAAATGTGCCTGGTGGCGGCCTTTTCTGTCTCCTCCTACTCCACCACAGTCCATCGTACAGCCAAGCCCTTTAACCCTCTGTTGGGCGAGACTTACGAGCTGGACCGACTGGAGGAGTATGGTTATCGCTCCATCTCTGAGCAggtgaaacaaacacagacgcaTATCCTTACCCAGATTTTCCACCAGGCGCGTTTGTGTTGCGTGTAAGCTGTTCTGttcataccacaccgggagcgtctcagaagcggagcgtcttgcctgcacgactcgcagattttattgtctctacaagtacttgaaAGAAtaatcacgtgtttattaagctagtatctaccatCCACTCCAGGCACTCCTacagttaaactccatgcccTCTCTTTTCTGGAGTTCTTTCCTTATAAAAAGGGTTTGTGATGTCTATTGTCTATGTTTTTCTAGtttggctatcaccagaccaagctctaTCTTTTAAGATTGgccattagtctggggagtgtgctctgtattttctactgcacaagaggcgtgatcaacgggcatagttcaaatgactctgtacgcaattggatagtccttcaaccaatcagaccaacgatccgggtgaagtagcagcgacagcggcatcaacgggttgctgcgcttcggtggccggcttgttgaatgtaaacaaaaagctgcttggtcgcttctctattgtcatcgtgttaaacccgccaatagcgcgccaggtgaaaattgtaacggaagcaggatagctaaacgtacaggtttccagcctgagctgcagggcgaaatcaaatcaccagcagatcgggctgggtttattacatgtcatttagctgacgcttttatccaaagcgacttacaattgctatatatgtcagaggccacACGTCTCTGGCGCAACTAgaggttaagtgtcttgctcagggattggttgatgtatcgcagtggaatcgaacccaggtctcccacaccaaaggcacgtgtcatatccactgctccaTCATCACCCAGTCTAATGTTTTTCCACTACCAAGATAAATCTCCCGTTGTCCAAGAGGAGACTTATGCGATATTGGGGGttgtcttttggtaaattgactggatgctttcgctgtttcacttcctgcccgtCTGATAGAACGCCCCGCGCCTCGCGTTAAAATAGACCTGGtgcgtatctttagcggagtGGAGTGGAGAGCCGCTTCTCGCACGCTTCTGTTACGCGCCGTGACGCgggtggtggaatatcaagcattgattTGAATGGCTGTGACTGTTCATGGGGGGTCGCGGCGCCTCTAGAAGGCAGCGCAGACGTGCCCAATGGAAATTTGGCTTTACGGGTATATTTTACACACAACGCAGTGAAGAAcgaaaacataaatacattatgACGTCTATATTGCCTCTGCTGGCAACAGCTAATACCATTCACCCACAGGTCAGTCATCACCCACCAGCTGCTGCCCACCATGTGACGTCACAGCGAGGATGGACCCTATGGCAGCACATCACTATTGATAGCAAGTTTCGTGGGAAATATATTTCTGTCATGCCATTAGGTAAGAAACAAGTAAATTGATGCAGTTCATGCTGACAATcactatacagtataatatgtaCTACTACAAGCCAGATACGACctgtaaatacacacaaaatatttgttggaacatttcatttcattttcattttatttatctcgaacaatcaacaatgttgcaaaagaaaacaaaacaaacaaattaaaaccacaaaataaaacacaaacaatcagaatttaacaaaaaactaaaaaattaaaaaaggattagttcgagaaggagcaggcggaagcaaatagcttatttggtCTTGCccctatttcacaaaatcatattattacaaaGCAAATagatttttagacattttcaggtcttacaataacaatacaacaatacctTTACCTTACAATTCCATTCCTCTGTTTCGGActattcttttctgtattggtcaagtattgatttctttaatctatttttgaactgaatgatattatggctctgtttgatgtcatttttgatgtcattgttcagtccATTCCATAAGGTCATGAATAATTCACCATATTCAAGTAATTATGAAACTGTAATGTTATTCACCTTTTTGATGTTTATGTGTCTTCCGTCACATCACTTTTCACATTTCACTGTAGGAAACATTCACCTGCAGTTCCACTCAAGTGGAAACCACTACGTGTGGAGCAAAGTGACTTCAACGGTGCACAACATTATTGTGGGGAAACTTTGGATTGATCAGGtgtgcccccctctctctctctctttgtgtgtgtgtgtgtgtgtgttactgagGAAAGTAATTTGTTTTCCTGTCTGTTGCTGTTGGCAGTCTGGGGACATTGACATTGTCAACAACAATACCAAGGACACCTGCCGTCTCAAATTCTCCCCCTACAGCTACTTCTCCAGAGAAGTCCCACGTAAAGTAAGTCTGTTGTTTCCATTCTGTAGGGAGTTGTTTCAGATGGGCAACAGACAGGTAGCAGTAACTACCATCTTTGTTGGTTGTCTTCATTCAGATTTCATTGCATTTACACAGTTTTACACTACAGCTACACATGACTGTGTCAAGAAACACTTTTTGCGTCACTCTTGTCTAATATTGGTacttaatatgtttaataaaTCTTGTATCCTCTTAGTGCTTACCAGTGTGGATAACCTTGACGAGATGTCTTATTCCTAAAAAAACGTTTATGTTTGTGTCATAAGCTTCTATCCAGAAGGAAGTCACAGACTCATCAGCTAGTGAGGAGCAGATTAAACTTTTCTTCTGTTTGATATAGTCTAATGAGCACAATTGATATATGATTTAAACACACTCAAAATGTGAAGGAGCTGTCCAAATTAGAATTTAATAAAAGGAAAGTAGTACCCAGCTGTGAATATGTCAGTGCCTAGCAGTCAGAG
Proteins encoded:
- the osbp2 gene encoding oxysterol-binding protein 2, whose protein sequence is MNELVKSLPSPTLPGLQLPCLNTGSYKGWLFKWTNYLKGYQRRWFVLSNGLLSYYRTQAEMAHTCRGTIPLATAYIEVGDTCHLVLTSGGRSYHLKATSEGECQRWVSALQQAKANSTLMMHHSDDSGDEGPLPQEDRVLTQGVLKTLASKLDDLSTCNELIGKHGAALQRSLSELEELRGSADSTDRVKSVNERATLFRITSNAMINVCRDFLDVAESQSRRWQKTLQYEREQRHHLEETIEQLAKQHNSLERAWKENPTSYTGVERSQEGDASDENEEAEFFDAMEDSPAFITVTASGNIQHKRSGSNQSMMSGRMSNDWTHNENDSSGTNHMQLRRTRRSRIPDKPNYSLNLWSIMKNCIGKDLSKIPMPVNFNEPLSMLQRLTEDLEYSELLDRAARCDSTLEQMCLVAAFSVSSYSTTVHRTAKPFNPLLGETYELDRLEEYGYRSISEQVSHHPPAAAHHVTSQRGWTLWQHITIDSKFRGKYISVMPLGNIHLQFHSSGNHYVWSKVTSTVHNIIVGKLWIDQSGDIDIVNNNTKDTCRLKFSPYSYFSREVPRKVTGVIEDREGTARYILSGTWDDKMESAKIVDSSQGCGGSEGKQKTVYQTLQPKLLWKKYPLPDNAENMHFFSSLALTLNEPEEGIAPTDSRLRPDQRLMEAGVWDEANTQKQRLEECQRLERKRREAQANQALEEGQDIEGYQPLWFEKRTDDTTGESTYIYRGGYWEAKDRQDWSQCPEIF